One part of the Arthrobacter sp. EM1 genome encodes these proteins:
- a CDS encoding peptidoglycan-binding protein yields the protein MSTDRAMSGLSEEELMAEGATALPDKEVASVLDLNADLNLGIEAAAPIDLAVAANANVAAPIDAAASANILSFGSESQALSDQGVIINQGIVADANATSVQDSGIDQATDSGAPAADAPADGTAAAADAGGLLSDGSTAPVSGAVDGVVDGATGVLPDGTVPDGALPDVGALPTDAAGALNGNLLNVNVNLDANAGITAPINGAVAANANVAAPIDAAVAANIGSIDSNAYAVSQQDAIITQNIEGEATASADQQSNIQQ from the coding sequence GTGAGTACTGACCGAGCAATGAGCGGCCTGTCCGAAGAGGAACTGATGGCCGAGGGCGCCACCGCCCTGCCCGACAAGGAAGTGGCGTCCGTCCTGGACCTGAATGCCGACCTGAACCTGGGTATTGAAGCAGCCGCGCCGATCGACCTCGCCGTTGCGGCCAATGCCAACGTGGCGGCACCGATCGATGCCGCCGCCTCGGCGAACATCCTCTCCTTTGGTTCGGAGTCGCAGGCCCTTTCCGACCAGGGCGTCATCATCAACCAAGGCATCGTCGCAGACGCAAACGCCACGTCCGTCCAGGACAGCGGCATCGACCAGGCCACCGATTCCGGTGCACCTGCCGCCGATGCGCCCGCCGACGGAACGGCCGCGGCGGCCGACGCCGGGGGCTTGCTCTCCGACGGAAGCACCGCGCCGGTCAGCGGTGCTGTGGACGGCGTCGTGGACGGCGCCACGGGCGTGCTTCCGGACGGCACCGTTCCGGACGGCGCTCTTCCCGATGTTGGGGCGCTGCCGACTGACGCCGCCGGCGCCCTCAACGGCAACCTCCTCAACGTCAACGTCAACCTTGACGCCAACGCCGGAATCACCGCGCCGATCAACGGCGCGGTTGCTGCGAACGCCAACGTTGCCGCTCCGATTGACGCCGCCGTGGCCGCCAACATCGGTTCGATCGACAGCAACGCGTACGCTGTATCGCAGCAGGACGCGATCATCACCCAGAACATCGAGGGCGAGGCGACGGCGTCGGCCGATCAGCAGTCGAACATCCAGCAGTAA
- a CDS encoding S9 family peptidase, whose translation MTTTPAQPSPQAPVAKKVPAVRTRHGDAFEDNYEWLRNKESTEVVELLQAENDYQEAMTAHQEPLRAAIFAEIKGRTQETDLSVPNRKDGWWYYTRSVEGQEYGIQCRVRAQDTGDRVADWTPPAVEVGVDIPGEEVLLDGNAEAAGQPFFAVGGAAVTLDGNLYAYAVDNAGDERFTLRIKDLQTGELLPDLIENIFYGISFSPDGTRIFYTVTDDSWRPYQVKSHVLGTPVTSDKVIYQEDDVAMWLGFELSADRRHLVLGIGCSEFSETRLLRFDAPEAGLSTVISRDERILYEAEPFLLAGAETILLTHNRDAINSMVSLVDPAELAKPLAEQAWTTVVEHSDEVRVNGAGVTSTHLVVSVRKDTIERVQVLPLAGLGTPEQGAAVEPGFEEELYTAGVAGSDYEAPVIRMGYTSYFTPSRVYDFVLPTAEQPAGVLLLRKESPVLGGYNAADYVATREWAVAADGTRIPLSVLRHAAVQQDSTAAGLVYGYGSYEMSMDPGFGIPRLSLLDRGIVFVIAHVRGGGELGRHWYDDGKKLQKKNTFTDFIAATDWLAASGWVDPARIAAMGGSAGGLLMGAIANLAPEKYAAIVAAVPFVDALTTILDPELPLSALEWEEWGNPITDPEVYAYMKSYTPYENVRAVDYPKIAAVTSFNDTRVLYVEPAKWVQRLRELNTGSEPIVMKIEMEGGHGGASGRYVQWKERAWDYAFVADSLAATKLLPGAGLK comes from the coding sequence ATGACCACGACTCCGGCGCAGCCGTCCCCGCAAGCCCCCGTTGCCAAAAAAGTCCCCGCCGTCCGCACCCGCCACGGCGATGCCTTCGAGGACAACTACGAGTGGCTGCGAAACAAGGAATCCACCGAGGTCGTGGAACTGCTCCAGGCTGAGAACGATTACCAGGAGGCCATGACTGCCCACCAGGAACCGCTGCGCGCGGCCATCTTCGCCGAGATCAAGGGCCGCACCCAGGAGACGGACCTCTCCGTCCCCAACCGCAAGGACGGCTGGTGGTATTACACCCGTTCGGTGGAGGGCCAGGAATACGGCATCCAGTGCCGGGTACGGGCCCAGGACACCGGGGACCGCGTCGCTGACTGGACTCCCCCCGCCGTCGAGGTCGGCGTCGACATTCCGGGCGAGGAAGTCCTGCTGGACGGCAACGCCGAAGCAGCGGGCCAGCCGTTCTTCGCCGTCGGCGGGGCCGCAGTGACCCTTGACGGGAATCTCTACGCCTACGCGGTGGACAACGCCGGGGACGAGCGGTTCACGCTGCGCATCAAGGACCTGCAAACCGGGGAGCTGCTCCCCGATCTGATCGAGAACATCTTCTACGGCATTTCCTTCTCCCCCGACGGTACCCGGATCTTCTACACCGTGACAGATGATTCCTGGCGGCCGTACCAGGTGAAGTCGCATGTGCTCGGCACGCCCGTCACATCGGACAAAGTCATCTACCAGGAGGACGACGTCGCCATGTGGCTGGGCTTCGAGCTCTCCGCCGACCGGCGCCATCTGGTGCTGGGTATCGGCTGCTCAGAGTTCAGCGAAACCCGGCTGCTGCGCTTCGACGCACCCGAGGCCGGGCTCAGCACGGTAATCTCCCGGGACGAACGCATCCTCTACGAGGCCGAACCCTTCCTGCTGGCCGGTGCCGAAACCATCCTGCTCACCCACAACCGGGACGCCATCAATTCCATGGTCTCGCTGGTGGATCCGGCCGAACTTGCCAAGCCGCTCGCCGAGCAGGCCTGGACCACCGTCGTCGAGCACTCCGACGAGGTGCGGGTCAACGGTGCCGGCGTCACGTCCACGCACCTGGTGGTCTCCGTCCGCAAGGACACGATCGAGCGGGTGCAGGTACTGCCGCTGGCCGGGCTCGGAACGCCGGAGCAGGGCGCGGCGGTGGAACCCGGCTTCGAGGAAGAGCTCTACACCGCGGGGGTTGCCGGTTCGGACTACGAGGCCCCCGTCATCCGGATGGGCTACACCTCCTATTTCACGCCGTCCCGGGTCTACGACTTTGTCCTGCCCACCGCGGAACAGCCCGCAGGCGTACTCCTGCTGCGCAAGGAAAGCCCGGTCCTGGGCGGCTACAACGCCGCGGACTACGTTGCCACCCGCGAATGGGCGGTGGCTGCGGACGGGACCAGGATCCCGCTGTCAGTGCTGCGCCATGCCGCCGTGCAGCAGGATTCGACGGCGGCAGGCCTGGTCTACGGCTACGGCTCCTACGAGATGAGCATGGACCCCGGCTTCGGCATCCCCCGGCTCTCCCTGTTGGACCGGGGCATCGTCTTTGTAATCGCGCACGTCCGCGGCGGCGGGGAACTGGGCCGGCACTGGTATGACGACGGCAAGAAGCTGCAGAAAAAGAACACCTTCACGGACTTCATCGCGGCCACTGACTGGCTGGCAGCGTCCGGCTGGGTGGACCCGGCACGGATCGCGGCGATGGGGGGCTCCGCCGGCGGCCTGCTGATGGGCGCCATCGCCAACCTGGCGCCGGAGAAGTACGCTGCGATCGTCGCGGCCGTTCCGTTCGTGGACGCCTTGACTACCATCCTGGACCCGGAGCTGCCGCTCTCCGCACTGGAATGGGAGGAATGGGGCAACCCGATCACGGACCCCGAAGTCTACGCGTACATGAAGTCCTACACCCCCTACGAAAATGTCCGTGCGGTGGACTATCCCAAGATCGCGGCGGTCACCTCGTTTAATGACACGCGGGTGCTCTACGTGGAACCCGCGAAATGGGTGCAGCGGCTGCGCGAACTGAACACCGGCAGCGAGCCGATCGTGATGAAGATCGAGATGGAGGGCGGCCACGGCGGAGCGTCGGGCCGCTACGTGCAGTGGAAGGAACGCGCCTGGGACTACGCCTTCGTTGCCGACTCCCTGGCCGCCACGAAGCTCCTCCCGGGCGCCGGACTGAAATAG
- a CDS encoding LCP family protein, whose amino-acid sequence MGTEPEPAEAAKATAPGVAHRRRTVIIALIAGLAVLAVAALLLNMPRTETAAPVQTSPAAQQSPAASPTPTPDPPPAALNILLIGSDSRVNERAIAASGAASDQRGDALVFIHLPADRQSVYGISIMRDLWVDIPGYGAAKINAGLELGGVPLMTQTVESLLGQRVDHSLMLDFQGFAALTDALGGVDVDIKQPFTGTIDDFVDFPAGVNRLNGPQALAFVRERHAFADGDYQRVRNQQTFLKAVLDKMAAEGGLSDANTVKQLVATVLPHITVDPGLTLETLERLASSLRSTAPGNGVFFTLPTAGVGTSSDGQSIVLQDPAATAAVSAALTSGTLPGYIAANNLQNGN is encoded by the coding sequence ATGGGAACGGAGCCGGAACCGGCAGAAGCAGCCAAAGCCACGGCACCGGGCGTGGCGCATCGGCGCCGGACAGTTATCATCGCCCTCATTGCCGGCCTGGCGGTCCTCGCCGTCGCGGCGCTGCTCCTGAACATGCCCCGCACCGAAACCGCAGCCCCGGTGCAAACGTCCCCGGCAGCGCAGCAATCGCCCGCCGCCAGCCCAACCCCGACGCCGGATCCGCCGCCCGCCGCGCTGAACATCCTGCTGATCGGCAGCGACAGCCGGGTGAACGAGCGGGCCATCGCGGCCTCCGGCGCCGCCTCGGACCAGCGCGGTGACGCGCTGGTCTTTATCCATCTCCCGGCCGACCGGCAAAGTGTCTACGGCATCTCCATCATGCGCGACCTCTGGGTCGATATCCCGGGCTACGGGGCAGCAAAGATCAACGCCGGACTCGAACTGGGCGGGGTGCCGCTGATGACACAGACGGTGGAATCCCTGCTGGGCCAGCGCGTGGACCACAGCCTTATGCTGGATTTCCAGGGTTTCGCGGCCCTGACGGACGCCCTCGGCGGCGTCGACGTCGACATCAAGCAGCCCTTCACCGGCACCATCGACGACTTCGTGGACTTTCCGGCGGGTGTGAACAGACTGAACGGACCGCAGGCCCTGGCCTTTGTCCGCGAGCGCCATGCCTTCGCCGACGGCGACTACCAGAGGGTCCGGAACCAGCAGACGTTCCTGAAGGCCGTGCTGGACAAAATGGCGGCCGAAGGCGGGCTCTCGGACGCCAACACCGTGAAGCAACTCGTGGCGACGGTCCTCCCGCACATCACCGTCGACCCGGGACTCACGCTGGAAACGCTGGAGCGGCTCGCCTCCAGCCTGCGAAGCACGGCACCAGGCAACGGTGTGTTCTTTACCCTGCCCACCGCCGGCGTTGGAACCAGCAGTGACGGCCAATCCATCGTCCTGCAGGACCCCGCTGCCACGGCCGCCGTCTCGGCAGCACTGACCTCCGGGACCCTGCCCGGGTACATTGCCGCCAACAATCTTCAGAACGGGAACTGA
- the paaA gene encoding 1,2-phenylacetyl-CoA epoxidase subunit PaaA, with translation MAAQTLQSVPGEPTAARHEQSLEDVARRDAEGQAYFDKVMADDSRIEPRDWMPPAYRKTLLRQISQHAHSEIIGMQPEANWISRAPSLKRKAILMAKVQDEAGHGLYLYSAAETLGQPRDEMNQALMDGKAKYSSIFNYPARTWADMGAIGWMVDGAAIANQVPLCRASFGPYGRAMVRVCKEESFHQRQGFEILLELSHGTPAQKQMAQDAVNRWYAPALMMFGPPDDDSPNSKQSMAWNIKRFSNDELRNRFVGMMMEQVKVLELTLPDKDIRFNEETKKWEHGPLDWDEFHEILAGRGPCNAQRLERRREAHNNGTWVREAAAAYAEKQSRKQAEKESAA, from the coding sequence ATGGCAGCGCAGACCCTGCAGTCAGTGCCCGGAGAGCCAACAGCGGCACGGCACGAACAGAGCCTCGAAGATGTGGCCCGGCGTGACGCTGAAGGCCAGGCATACTTCGACAAAGTCATGGCTGACGATTCGCGGATCGAGCCCCGCGACTGGATGCCCCCGGCATACCGCAAGACCCTGCTTCGCCAGATTTCTCAGCACGCGCACTCGGAGATCATCGGCATGCAGCCGGAAGCCAACTGGATCTCCCGCGCCCCCAGCCTCAAGCGCAAGGCCATCCTGATGGCCAAGGTCCAGGACGAGGCCGGCCACGGACTGTACCTGTACTCCGCCGCCGAGACCCTCGGCCAGCCGCGCGATGAGATGAACCAGGCGCTGATGGACGGCAAAGCCAAGTACTCCTCCATCTTCAACTACCCCGCCCGCACCTGGGCGGACATGGGCGCCATCGGCTGGATGGTCGACGGCGCCGCTATCGCCAACCAGGTGCCGCTCTGCCGCGCCTCCTTCGGCCCCTACGGCCGCGCCATGGTCCGCGTCTGCAAGGAAGAATCCTTCCACCAGCGCCAGGGCTTCGAGATCCTGCTGGAACTTTCCCACGGCACGCCGGCGCAGAAGCAGATGGCCCAGGACGCGGTCAACCGCTGGTACGCCCCGGCCCTGATGATGTTCGGCCCGCCGGATGACGACTCGCCCAACTCCAAGCAGTCCATGGCCTGGAACATCAAGCGCTTCAGCAACGACGAACTGCGCAACCGTTTCGTCGGAATGATGATGGAGCAGGTCAAGGTCCTGGAGCTCACCCTCCCGGACAAGGACATCCGTTTCAACGAAGAAACCAAGAAATGGGAGCACGGTCCGCTGGACTGGGATGAATTCCACGAGATCCTCGCCGGCCGCGGCCCCTGCAACGCCCAGCGCCTGGAACGGCGCCGGGAAGCACACAACAACGGCACCTGGGTGCGCGAAGCCGCCGCGGCCTACGCTGAAAAGCAGAGCCGCAAGCAAGCAGAGAAGGAATCCGCAGCATGA
- the paaB gene encoding 1,2-phenylacetyl-CoA epoxidase subunit PaaB — translation MTTPEPHAGNVWPIWEVFVRSSRGLSHVHAGSLHAPDAAMALRNARDLYTRRNEGVSIWVVPADAIASSDPDAKGSFFESPQGKDYRHATYYTKSEGVKHL, via the coding sequence ATGACAACTCCCGAACCGCACGCAGGCAACGTCTGGCCCATCTGGGAGGTTTTTGTCCGCTCCAGCCGCGGCCTCTCCCACGTCCACGCCGGCTCCCTGCACGCGCCGGACGCCGCCATGGCGCTGCGCAATGCCCGAGACCTCTACACCCGCCGCAATGAGGGGGTGTCCATCTGGGTTGTCCCGGCGGACGCGATCGCCTCGTCCGATCCTGACGCCAAGGGCTCCTTTTTCGAGTCTCCCCAGGGCAAGGACTACCGGCACGCGACGTACTACACCAAGAGCGAGGGCGTGAAGCACCTGTGA
- a CDS encoding LCP family protein — protein sequence MSNHGEVDRKESSGNGTPPGAARRDRAARTVHGKRGRRILLGVLLALVLAVPGSMGAYVFSMAQIFASQTREIKNAFPAEAVRVRAQAVPAGSAKPINILVMGSDSRDASGGAAAEAVAGAPSNQRSDTLMLVHIPADRAHIYSISIMRDLWTTIPGHGEAKINAALAFGGVPLVVQTVESLLQQRIDQVVRIDFEGFQGLVDAIGGVTVDVKVPFTGTRAKSEYVFNAGANTLDGARALAFVRERYAFADGDYQRVRNQQLLLAAVIGKTLDAGTVQRPLTLEHALSAVAPFVSVAPALDLVEAGRLAVSLRDVHRQDIAMFTLPTAGTGTSADGQSIVLPDPSAIEEIKAALSNDRLGDYVAAQGLGAGN from the coding sequence ATGTCGAATCACGGGGAAGTGGATCGGAAGGAATCGTCAGGAAACGGAACGCCGCCGGGGGCGGCGCGCCGCGACCGGGCGGCCAGGACAGTTCACGGCAAACGCGGCCGCCGGATCCTGCTGGGCGTGCTGCTGGCCCTTGTGCTCGCGGTCCCCGGTTCGATGGGAGCCTACGTCTTTTCGATGGCCCAGATTTTCGCATCCCAGACCCGGGAGATCAAAAACGCGTTCCCGGCGGAGGCCGTCCGGGTCCGGGCCCAGGCGGTGCCGGCCGGCTCCGCGAAACCCATAAATATCCTGGTGATGGGCAGCGACAGCCGCGATGCTTCCGGCGGCGCGGCTGCCGAGGCGGTGGCCGGAGCACCCTCGAACCAACGCTCCGACACGCTGATGCTGGTTCATATCCCGGCTGACCGCGCCCATATCTACAGCATTTCGATCATGCGCGACCTCTGGACGACTATCCCCGGGCACGGCGAAGCCAAGATCAATGCCGCCCTGGCCTTCGGCGGCGTCCCCCTGGTGGTGCAGACAGTGGAATCCTTGCTGCAGCAGCGGATCGATCAAGTGGTACGGATTGACTTTGAAGGATTCCAGGGACTCGTCGACGCCATTGGCGGGGTCACCGTGGACGTCAAGGTGCCGTTCACCGGGACGAGGGCCAAGAGCGAATATGTCTTTAATGCGGGCGCGAACACCCTCGATGGCGCCCGAGCCCTGGCTTTTGTCCGCGAGCGTTATGCCTTCGCCGACGGCGACTACCAGCGGGTCCGCAACCAGCAGTTGCTCCTGGCCGCCGTCATCGGCAAAACCCTGGACGCCGGCACCGTCCAACGCCCGCTCACCCTCGAACACGCGCTTAGCGCCGTCGCCCCCTTCGTGAGCGTGGCGCCTGCCCTGGACCTGGTCGAAGCCGGCCGCCTGGCCGTCAGCCTCCGGGACGTCCACCGCCAGGACATCGCCATGTTTACCCTGCCCACGGCCGGGACCGGCACGTCGGCAGACGGGCAGTCCATTGTCCTGCCTGATCCGTCCGCCATCGAGGAGATCAAGGCCGCCCTCAGCAACGATAGACTCGGAGACTATGTTGCTGCCCAAGGCCTCGGAGCCGGAAACTAG
- a CDS encoding low molecular weight phosphatase family protein: MLLPKASEPETSDGSPSLPIRILTVCTGNICRSPVAERLLQTGLNQVQPGAFEVRSAGTRAMAGDPIQPLSQDIITSYGGTPDGFAARQLTPEILRQADLVLAMSAQHRGEVIHLDAALLKRTFTIREFARMLEALEDRGIPVPAGDTAAFWRDLPARAAAVRHLAQAPEPADNDVVDPYRRGPEIYRQMEDELSPAIRTILRFARQHG; this comes from the coding sequence ATGTTGCTGCCCAAGGCCTCGGAGCCGGAAACTAGCGATGGTTCGCCGTCGTTACCCATTCGGATCCTTACCGTGTGCACCGGCAACATCTGCCGGTCCCCCGTTGCCGAACGCCTGCTCCAAACCGGACTGAACCAGGTGCAGCCCGGGGCTTTTGAGGTGCGGAGCGCTGGAACTCGGGCCATGGCGGGCGATCCGATCCAGCCGCTGTCCCAAGACATCATCACAAGCTACGGCGGCACGCCGGACGGGTTCGCGGCCCGTCAGCTGACACCGGAGATCCTGCGGCAAGCAGATCTGGTGCTGGCGATGTCGGCACAGCACCGCGGCGAAGTCATCCATCTGGACGCCGCCCTGCTAAAGCGCACCTTCACCATCCGCGAATTTGCCCGGATGCTCGAAGCGCTTGAGGACCGTGGCATCCCTGTCCCGGCAGGCGACACAGCCGCGTTCTGGCGTGATCTCCCGGCCCGCGCGGCCGCTGTCCGGCATCTCGCGCAGGCCCCGGAACCGGCCGACAATGACGTGGTGGACCCCTACCGGCGCGGGCCGGAAATCTACCGCCAAATGGAGGATGAACTTTCCCCGGCCATCCGCACCATCCTGCGGTTCGCCCGGCAGCACGGCTGA
- the paaD gene encoding 1,2-phenylacetyl-CoA epoxidase subunit PaaD — translation MYVSHPTAADGRPAAPRTPEQKAWELAATVCDPEIPVLTIEDLGILRKVRIYDDGGMVPAVQVTITPTYSGCPAMDAIRDDLTAAFKREGYPSVNVDMVLSPAWSTDWMSEAGKAKLQEYGIAPPSGRSAALRHAGPVRLSLAVKCPQCSSLNTKELTRFGSTSCKALYVCQDCKEPFDYFKVI, via the coding sequence ATGTACGTCAGCCACCCCACGGCAGCCGACGGCCGCCCTGCGGCCCCGCGGACGCCCGAGCAGAAGGCCTGGGAACTCGCGGCCACGGTCTGCGACCCGGAAATCCCGGTCCTGACGATCGAGGACCTGGGGATCCTGCGCAAGGTCAGGATCTACGACGACGGCGGGATGGTCCCCGCCGTGCAGGTCACGATCACGCCGACCTACTCGGGCTGCCCCGCCATGGACGCCATCCGCGATGACCTCACGGCGGCCTTCAAACGGGAAGGCTACCCCAGCGTCAACGTCGACATGGTCCTCTCCCCGGCATGGAGTACTGACTGGATGAGCGAGGCCGGCAAAGCCAAGCTGCAGGAGTACGGCATCGCGCCGCCGTCGGGCCGCTCTGCCGCCCTCCGGCACGCCGGCCCGGTCCGGTTGTCCCTCGCCGTCAAGTGCCCGCAGTGTTCGTCGCTGAACACCAAGGAACTCACCCGCTTCGGTTCCACCTCCTGCAAGGCGCTGTACGTCTGCCAGGACTGCAAGGAACCCTTCGACTACTTCAAAGTCATCTAA
- the paaE gene encoding 1,2-phenylacetyl-CoA epoxidase subunit PaaE, translated as MIVLRQTAAETAAATGRRRASFHPLAVDEVRRLTDDAIEVTFGVPAELAGQFDYLPGQYVALRTTLPDESGEPKEVRRSYSICAEPRSFADGSSEIRVAIKKDLGGQFSTWANAELTAGDVLDVMSPMGAFVSRHGRDGKEQNLMNSMNHPEDMASELAGEPGSFVAIAAGSGITPVIAIARTLLAAHAETRFDLVYANKAAMDVMFLEELADLKDKYPARLALHHVLSREQRIAPLLSGRIDAEKLQALLGTAIHAEDVDEWFLCGPFELVQLCRDTLAERGVDPEQVRFELFSTGKPDRPEGNAGRPVIVDESQSTFKITFKLDGLQGEVASPTHARESILNAALRVRPDVPFACAGGVCGTCRAKVVTGAVTMDENYALEQDELDKGYVLTCQSHPTTPEVTVDFDV; from the coding sequence ATGATTGTTCTCCGACAGACCGCCGCTGAAACGGCCGCAGCCACCGGCCGCCGTCGTGCGTCCTTCCACCCGCTGGCCGTGGATGAGGTCCGCCGGCTCACCGATGATGCGATCGAGGTGACCTTCGGCGTTCCGGCCGAACTCGCGGGCCAGTTCGATTACCTCCCGGGCCAGTACGTTGCCCTGCGCACTACCCTCCCGGATGAGTCCGGCGAGCCGAAGGAAGTCCGGCGCAGCTACTCGATTTGCGCCGAGCCGAGGAGCTTTGCGGACGGCAGCAGCGAGATCCGGGTCGCGATCAAGAAGGACCTGGGCGGGCAGTTCTCCACCTGGGCGAACGCCGAGCTCACGGCCGGGGACGTGCTGGACGTGATGAGCCCGATGGGTGCGTTTGTGTCCCGGCACGGCCGGGACGGCAAAGAGCAGAACCTGATGAACTCGATGAACCATCCGGAGGACATGGCCAGCGAGCTCGCGGGGGAGCCCGGCTCTTTCGTCGCGATCGCCGCCGGTTCCGGGATTACCCCGGTGATCGCGATTGCCCGCACGCTGCTCGCCGCACATGCCGAAACCCGCTTTGACCTGGTCTACGCCAACAAGGCCGCGATGGATGTGATGTTCCTGGAGGAACTCGCCGACCTGAAGGACAAGTACCCGGCCCGGCTCGCGTTGCACCACGTGCTCTCCCGGGAACAGCGGATCGCCCCGCTGCTCAGCGGCCGGATCGACGCGGAAAAGCTGCAGGCCCTGCTGGGGACCGCCATCCACGCCGAGGACGTCGACGAGTGGTTCCTGTGCGGCCCGTTCGAACTCGTGCAACTGTGCCGGGATACCCTGGCCGAGCGCGGCGTCGACCCGGAACAGGTCCGCTTCGAACTGTTCAGCACCGGTAAGCCGGACCGTCCCGAAGGCAATGCCGGCCGCCCGGTGATTGTGGACGAATCCCAGTCCACGTTCAAGATCACCTTCAAGCTGGACGGCCTCCAGGGCGAGGTGGCCAGCCCGACCCACGCCCGTGAATCCATCCTGAACGCGGCGCTCCGCGTCCGCCCGGACGTACCGTTCGCGTGTGCCGGCGGCGTCTGTGGAACCTGCCGTGCCAAGGTAGTCACCGGTGCCGTCACAATGGATGAGAATTACGCGCTGGAGCAGGACGAACTGGACAAGGGCTACGTGCTCACCTGCCAATCCCACCCCACGACGCCGGAAGTCACCGTCGACTTCGACGTCTAA
- a CDS encoding enoyl-CoA hydratase/isomerase family protein: protein MISLSIADGIAEIVLNAPYKLNALDEQALRDLSQAYDDAAAAAARGEVRALLLRGEGRAFCAGRDIAGVTPETDDVQGYLGGLLQPLLKKMSAFPAPTFAAAQGACLGVGLGLLLATDVVYVAENAKFGSPFANLGATLDSGGHWYFTERLGMHRTLDLIYTAELMSGADAVAQGMFSRAMPAADLLADTRAIVAKAATGATSAFTASKDLVAHIRDQRLGLWESMAEENAEQARLCNTADYAEGFLAFQEKRTPVFKG from the coding sequence ATGATTTCCCTCTCCATCGCCGACGGCATCGCCGAGATCGTCCTGAACGCCCCCTACAAGCTCAACGCGCTGGACGAGCAGGCGCTGCGGGATCTGTCTCAGGCGTACGACGACGCCGCTGCCGCAGCCGCCCGCGGAGAGGTGCGTGCGCTGCTCCTGAGGGGAGAGGGACGGGCCTTCTGCGCGGGCCGGGACATCGCCGGCGTGACGCCGGAAACGGATGACGTCCAGGGCTATCTCGGCGGGTTGCTGCAGCCGCTTCTGAAGAAGATGTCCGCCTTTCCGGCGCCCACCTTCGCGGCAGCCCAAGGAGCCTGCCTGGGGGTAGGGCTGGGCCTGCTGCTGGCCACTGACGTGGTGTACGTGGCGGAGAACGCCAAATTCGGCTCCCCGTTCGCGAACCTCGGTGCCACCCTCGATTCGGGTGGCCACTGGTACTTCACCGAACGCCTCGGTATGCACCGGACGCTGGACCTGATTTATACGGCGGAGCTGATGAGCGGTGCTGACGCCGTGGCGCAGGGAATGTTCTCCCGGGCCATGCCCGCAGCTGACCTCCTGGCGGACACCCGCGCCATCGTGGCGAAGGCCGCCACCGGCGCCACCAGTGCCTTCACCGCCAGCAAGGACCTCGTGGCGCACATCCGGGACCAGCGGCTGGGCCTGTGGGAGTCCATGGCAGAGGAAAACGCCGAGCAGGCACGGCTCTGCAACACCGCGGACTACGCTGAGGGGTTCCTGGCGTTCCAGGAGAAGCGGACGCCGGTTTTCAAGGGGTAA
- the paaC gene encoding 1,2-phenylacetyl-CoA epoxidase subunit PaaC has product MSTSPETAAAAAPAAAETAGHGDISVGVNGSGNSGEATASATRITPGNALRPEDIALAVSQGTAKPSADAAEFALRLGDDALVLAQRLGHWISRAPELEEDIALGNIALDQLGHARSFLSYAGGLDGRSEDDLAYFRREPEFRSVEIFELPNGDFAVTIARQLVVSYYQFELYRRLAASTDTTLAGIAAKAVKEVDYHRDHSAQWVLRLAQGTDESRAKMIHAFKVIWPYVDELFRDDELTARLAGCGAAVEPSSLRADFDRLTGEVLAAAELDVPAVQPAPGGGRRGLHSEHLGYLLAEMQVLAREYPGASW; this is encoded by the coding sequence GTGAGCACCTCACCTGAAACTGCCGCAGCGGCAGCACCCGCAGCAGCGGAAACGGCCGGTCACGGGGACATCTCCGTCGGCGTCAACGGCTCCGGCAACAGTGGCGAGGCCACGGCCAGCGCCACCCGGATCACCCCCGGCAATGCCCTCCGTCCGGAGGACATCGCCCTTGCCGTAAGCCAGGGAACCGCGAAGCCGAGCGCTGACGCCGCCGAGTTCGCCCTGCGGCTGGGCGATGACGCCCTGGTCCTCGCGCAGCGGCTGGGCCACTGGATCTCCCGCGCCCCGGAGCTTGAGGAAGACATCGCCCTGGGCAACATCGCCCTGGACCAGCTGGGGCACGCCCGGTCCTTCCTCAGCTATGCCGGCGGATTAGACGGTCGAAGCGAAGATGACCTCGCCTACTTTCGCCGCGAGCCGGAGTTCCGGTCCGTCGAAATCTTTGAACTTCCGAATGGCGACTTTGCCGTCACCATCGCCCGCCAGCTCGTGGTCAGCTACTACCAGTTCGAGCTTTACCGCCGGCTGGCCGCCTCCACCGACACCACCCTGGCCGGGATCGCCGCCAAAGCGGTCAAGGAAGTGGATTATCACCGCGACCACAGCGCCCAGTGGGTGCTGCGCCTGGCCCAGGGCACTGACGAGTCCCGCGCGAAGATGATCCACGCCTTCAAGGTCATCTGGCCCTACGTCGACGAGCTCTTCCGCGACGACGAACTCACCGCCCGCCTGGCCGGGTGCGGTGCCGCCGTCGAGCCCTCCAGCCTGCGCGCCGATTTCGACCGCCTTACCGGCGAGGTCCTGGCCGCAGCCGAACTGGACGTTCCCGCGGTTCAGCCGGCCCCCGGCGGCGGACGCCGGGGACTGCACTCCGAACATCTCGGCTACCTCTTAGCCGAGATGCAGGTACTCGCCCGCGAGTACCCCGGGGCAAGCTGGTAA